A single Geoanaerobacter pelophilus DNA region contains:
- a CDS encoding ATP-binding protein, whose translation MKHRVLGKLVGNTGDPYGLSMVMNSSFAGRRGEFVRIRHQELEDESPTDVLGRIVSIHRSNVLYNSGMGSAATELELMPGAKVTGENLYAKLELVGYKDPDTGRIRMPRRPLDPGTNVETVDFQFLSAFYEFREETSLHLGSLVGYDRGENIVPVFLDVNNLVTEHMAILAMTGAGKSYTIGRIIERLVAQNNGTVVVFDPHGEYGKALANGRLQFNDMSQIDDVRDQKMLPEIQKTLAALTEAGAGVVVYTPQMASFRHKYAGENRELALQFDKFEMDDISEILPGLSEPQQRVLDVAIRFWRQTEQEPRDINRLRDLLGDSMEELTHWGDLSEAESRALNNRSAAVASMKLRRLLLDAQAFYTSSLPEPTDIARMIGRYGEKKGRLVVIDLQGLSDTAKQVITALVSSEILRAASSKTDPIRPCFLVYEEGHTFAPAGEQAISLRIIKKVAGEGRKFGVGFAIVSQRPSKLDADVTSQCNTIIAMRLKNPDDQRFILRVSDMFSKADVDELPSLSTGEALVSGRSIPAPLLVKVGPKALIHGGESPRVLDIWGRFDG comes from the coding sequence ATGAAACACCGCGTATTGGGAAAGCTGGTTGGCAATACAGGCGATCCGTATGGGTTATCGATGGTGATGAATTCTTCGTTCGCCGGCAGGCGTGGAGAATTCGTACGTATCCGGCACCAGGAACTGGAGGATGAGTCGCCCACTGATGTGTTAGGGCGAATTGTCAGCATTCATCGCAGCAACGTCCTTTACAATTCCGGGATGGGCAGTGCGGCCACAGAGTTGGAACTCATGCCTGGAGCAAAGGTAACCGGTGAGAATCTATATGCCAAGCTCGAACTGGTAGGATACAAAGATCCGGATACGGGGCGTATTCGAATGCCACGACGCCCCTTAGATCCTGGGACGAATGTGGAGACAGTGGACTTCCAGTTTCTTTCAGCATTTTACGAGTTCAGAGAAGAAACCAGTCTCCATTTGGGAAGCCTGGTTGGATATGACAGGGGGGAAAATATTGTCCCTGTTTTTCTGGATGTTAACAATCTGGTGACCGAGCATATGGCCATTTTGGCAATGACCGGCGCTGGAAAATCCTACACCATAGGCCGCATTATCGAAAGGCTGGTAGCTCAGAACAATGGAACCGTGGTGGTTTTCGATCCCCATGGGGAATATGGAAAGGCGCTGGCCAACGGCCGACTCCAGTTCAATGACATGAGCCAGATAGATGATGTGCGGGACCAGAAGATGTTACCGGAAATTCAAAAGACGCTCGCCGCTCTTACCGAAGCAGGAGCAGGCGTTGTTGTTTATACCCCACAGATGGCATCGTTCCGTCACAAGTACGCCGGCGAAAATCGGGAGCTCGCACTCCAGTTCGACAAGTTTGAAATGGACGACATCTCCGAAATTCTTCCCGGCTTGAGTGAGCCGCAACAGCGTGTCCTGGACGTGGCCATACGCTTCTGGAGGCAAACAGAACAGGAGCCCCGCGATATCAACCGCCTGCGGGATCTTCTCGGGGATAGCATGGAAGAGTTGACCCATTGGGGAGATCTGTCTGAAGCTGAATCACGAGCCCTTAACAATCGAAGCGCTGCAGTGGCCTCCATGAAACTGCGGCGCCTGCTTCTGGATGCCCAGGCATTTTATACGAGTTCCCTGCCTGAACCGACCGATATTGCCAGGATGATTGGCCGCTATGGGGAGAAAAAAGGAAGACTTGTGGTGATAGATCTTCAGGGGCTTTCGGATACGGCCAAGCAAGTGATCACAGCTCTTGTTTCAAGTGAGATCCTGCGGGCCGCATCGAGTAAGACCGACCCGATTCGGCCCTGCTTCCTGGTCTACGAGGAGGGTCATACTTTTGCCCCGGCGGGAGAGCAGGCGATCAGTCTGCGAATTATCAAGAAGGTGGCCGGTGAAGGGAGAAAATTCGGTGTTGGCTTTGCCATCGTGAGCCAAAGGCCGTCGAAACTCGACGCGGATGTTACGTCACAGTGCAATACAATCATCGCTATGCGCTTGAAGAACCCGGATGACCAGCGATTTATTTTGCGGGTCTCCGATATGTTCAGCAAGGCGGACGTTGATGAATTACCAAGTCTTTCGACAGGAGAGGCCTTGGTATCGGGGCGCTCGATTCCGGCGCCGCTCTTGGTCAAGGTAGGACCGAAAGCACTGATTCATGGTGGCGAATCGCCGCGGGTTCTGGATATATGGGGAAGATTTGATGGATGA
- a CDS encoding serine/threonine-protein kinase: MSSLDRLFQLLPQRQLGDRYRLDRCLGDGTYGYVWKAERLSDNAIVAVKIPKAQGGKNSDLEEGRSLIEAPRHRNVIDIYWMGRVLPEKEVFAIEMEYFNSSTLSFILDARDDRFVASYRYLLGIYEQVLDGVTHLHQLGVTHGDIKPQNILVQGDHAKITDFGSSMYTQDIYARSRENGGTVLYSPPEFAGLTTRQRDGSPGIAHDIYSLGVLLYQLLTGHLPHDTLAQVVRHAPFPKPRELNSSICPNLEKVVLRCLEMKPEDRWHSVDELRNAFNKAYHVQMAFNTDRPYMVDAHQPQGDWSSRTLDLMEKEEWRSAENVASTEYKQSGDPFAFLLMIRAAFRDERYFDVLQSLEASPEMLVNETSVIGDLEYLALESYLRTERIYDAARMVDRCVERQGDLPGLLLRKASILGLMARYEESRDMLLLLNKMLPRRQAILRRLVMVYEQLRDFDQVDAFRRVVSG, encoded by the coding sequence ATGAGCAGCTTGGATCGACTGTTTCAACTGTTGCCGCAGCGGCAACTTGGTGACCGTTACCGTCTTGACCGGTGTCTCGGTGACGGCACTTATGGATATGTGTGGAAGGCAGAACGCCTTTCGGACAACGCGATTGTTGCGGTCAAGATACCTAAGGCACAGGGCGGTAAGAATAGTGACCTGGAAGAAGGACGATCACTGATTGAAGCGCCGAGACATCGGAACGTGATTGATATCTATTGGATGGGTAGGGTGCTTCCTGAAAAAGAAGTCTTCGCCATCGAAATGGAGTATTTCAACAGCTCCACGCTGTCATTCATACTGGATGCCCGAGATGATCGTTTTGTTGCCAGCTACCGTTATCTTCTCGGCATTTATGAGCAAGTACTGGATGGGGTTACCCATCTTCACCAACTTGGCGTCACCCATGGCGATATTAAACCTCAAAACATACTGGTACAGGGCGATCACGCCAAAATTACTGACTTCGGGAGCAGCATGTACACGCAGGACATCTATGCTCGTAGTCGGGAAAATGGCGGTACGGTTCTTTACTCGCCGCCGGAGTTTGCCGGTTTGACTACTCGCCAACGTGATGGCTCTCCGGGAATCGCACACGACATCTATAGTCTTGGAGTGCTGCTCTACCAACTTCTCACTGGTCATCTCCCTCATGATACCTTGGCCCAGGTTGTGCGCCATGCTCCTTTTCCTAAGCCGCGAGAGTTGAATTCATCCATTTGTCCAAATCTGGAGAAGGTTGTTCTCCGATGTCTGGAGATGAAACCGGAAGATCGATGGCATTCGGTAGACGAGTTGAGGAATGCATTCAATAAAGCTTACCATGTACAAATGGCTTTCAATACTGACAGGCCATACATGGTTGATGCGCATCAGCCACAGGGGGATTGGTCGAGCCGTACTCTTGATCTTATGGAAAAGGAAGAATGGAGAAGTGCGGAAAATGTTGCCAGCACTGAATATAAGCAATCAGGAGACCCTTTCGCTTTTCTGCTCATGATTCGAGCTGCCTTCCGGGACGAAAGATATTTCGATGTATTACAGTCGCTAGAGGCATCTCCGGAAATGCTGGTGAATGAAACCTCTGTTATCGGTGACCTTGAATATCTGGCGCTGGAATCGTATTTACGTACCGAGCGTATCTATGATGCCGCGCGAATGGTTGATCGTTGCGTGGAACGACAAGGGGATCTTCCTGGATTGTTGCTTCGAAAAGCCTCGATATTGGGACTTATGGCACGATACGAGGAATCGCGAGATATGCTACTGCTTCTCAATAAAATGTTACCCAGAAGACAAGCAATTCTCCGCCGTCTCGTGATGGTTTACGAGCAACTCAGGGACTTTGATCAGGTTGATGCATTCAGGAGGGTTGTGTCCGGATAG
- a CDS encoding helix-turn-helix transcriptional regulator: MHSKLPETGFVRLPSIIGDAKANPPIPPLYPVSRSTWWEGVRSGRYPQPVKLGPRITAWRVEDIRSLIARNTHAE, translated from the coding sequence ATGCACAGCAAGTTACCCGAGACCGGCTTTGTCCGGTTGCCCAGCATCATCGGTGACGCGAAGGCCAACCCGCCCATCCCTCCTTTGTATCCTGTCAGTCGTTCCACCTGGTGGGAAGGTGTGCGGTCCGGACGTTATCCCCAGCCGGTAAAACTCGGTCCCAGGATCACCGCCTGGCGGGTTGAGGATATCCGCTCACTGATCGCCCGCAACACGCATGCCGAATAA
- a CDS encoding tyrosine-type recombinase/integrase, whose protein sequence is MPRRIVPLTDVQVRNAKPKEKDYKLPDGYGLYLLVTKTGGRLWRFNYIFDNKPNQLSLGSYPEITLADARQRREDARKLLAHGISPGEARKAEKQSQTQETETFEAIALEWYNRQVPVWAATHAATVISRLKHDVFPHIGTRAISELKATDMLQVFRRIEAREKLETAHRVKSICGQVFRYAVATGRAERDCTADLRGTLTPVIPKHHAALTDPKDVAPFLRAIDEYGGSFIVKCAMRLSALVFLRPGELRLAEWTEFDLDAGEWNVPIERMKLKKRLKESRKGEKHLVPLAQQAIDVLKELQKVTGGGKYLFPSMTTNLKPISDVTINQAIRRMGYEKGEMTAHGFRAMARTILEEVLHVQPEIIEHQLAHVVRDSLGRAYNRTTHLAARKKMMQTWADYLDNLKSGAKVIQISERSAG, encoded by the coding sequence ATGCCGAGGCGGATTGTACCACTAACTGATGTTCAGGTCAGAAATGCCAAACCGAAAGAAAAGGACTATAAGCTGCCAGACGGTTATGGGCTTTATTTGCTCGTAACCAAAACTGGCGGGCGGCTCTGGCGATTCAATTACATTTTCGATAACAAGCCGAATCAATTATCCCTCGGCTCCTACCCAGAAATTACACTTGCAGATGCCCGTCAACGACGGGAAGATGCCCGCAAGCTCCTTGCCCACGGAATTAGCCCTGGGGAAGCCCGCAAAGCAGAAAAACAGTCGCAGACCCAAGAAACTGAGACCTTCGAGGCAATCGCCTTGGAGTGGTACAACCGTCAGGTACCGGTCTGGGCGGCCACCCATGCCGCAACTGTTATCAGCCGTCTGAAGCATGACGTTTTCCCGCATATTGGTACGCGAGCTATTTCCGAACTGAAAGCAACTGACATGCTGCAGGTTTTTCGGCGCATAGAGGCCCGTGAGAAGCTTGAAACAGCACACCGCGTAAAATCCATCTGCGGACAGGTCTTCCGGTATGCTGTCGCCACAGGCCGAGCCGAGCGCGATTGCACGGCCGACTTGAGAGGCACGCTAACACCGGTCATCCCCAAACACCATGCGGCCCTCACAGACCCGAAAGATGTTGCCCCTTTCCTGCGGGCTATCGATGAGTACGGAGGTTCGTTTATCGTCAAGTGTGCAATGCGCCTGTCGGCTCTCGTTTTCCTCCGACCGGGTGAATTGCGACTGGCGGAATGGACAGAATTTGATCTCGATGCGGGCGAATGGAACGTGCCGATCGAGCGGATGAAACTCAAGAAGCGCCTGAAGGAATCGCGAAAAGGCGAAAAGCACCTTGTCCCGCTAGCACAGCAGGCAATAGATGTGCTTAAGGAGCTTCAAAAGGTAACCGGCGGAGGTAAGTACCTCTTTCCGAGCATGACTACCAATCTGAAACCGATCAGCGACGTTACGATCAATCAAGCGATCCGGCGCATGGGGTACGAAAAAGGCGAAATGACCGCCCACGGTTTCAGGGCGATGGCCCGGACGATCCTTGAGGAGGTCCTGCATGTTCAGCCTGAGATCATCGAACATCAACTGGCTCACGTTGTCAGGGATTCGCTCGGGCGGGCTTACAATCGCACAACTCACCTGGCAGCACGGAAAAAGATGATGCAGACGTGGGCTGACTATCTCGATAACCTGAAATCTGGGGCAAAAGTCATACAGATATCTGAGCGATCTGCAGGCTGA
- a CDS encoding SPASM domain-containing protein has translation MELRSPIRLYWDITPIPENPPDYGSICSELAGSRALTLHITDLGATLSAETSAVVSRFAGSPLLLLLIVSHRSARDAVALLASGVKKLFVDVLSPDDIQGVPLTQISGISFRITRENHCLLPEIIEACLENGVAELQLPMERLMAGAEPLCLTVVEREQLAARVAAVSFLGKLVVTANDPFLWRVVHPTVPFPDGICQAANTMLAIAPNGDVYPCPAMPILLGNLQNAAFRDIVSSQQKKEFRASIVSRPAACLDCPMISDCRGGCRGRGHFVQGTLDGADPACDMG, from the coding sequence GTGGAGCTTCGTTCCCCGATCAGACTTTACTGGGACATTACGCCAATCCCTGAAAACCCGCCGGACTACGGCAGCATTTGCTCCGAGCTTGCCGGGAGCCGCGCACTGACACTCCATATAACCGATCTGGGGGCGACTCTCAGCGCCGAAACTTCCGCTGTTGTCAGTCGCTTTGCCGGGTCGCCCCTGCTTTTGCTGCTCATCGTTTCACATCGGTCTGCCCGCGATGCTGTCGCTCTTCTGGCATCTGGTGTCAAGAAGCTGTTTGTAGATGTCTTGTCACCGGATGACATCCAGGGAGTACCATTAACCCAGATATCAGGTATTTCCTTCAGAATCACCCGAGAAAATCACTGTCTGCTCCCCGAAATAATTGAAGCTTGCCTGGAAAATGGGGTGGCTGAGTTACAGCTCCCGATGGAGCGGCTGATGGCCGGTGCCGAGCCGCTTTGTCTCACGGTTGTTGAGCGTGAGCAGCTTGCGGCAAGGGTTGCCGCAGTGTCTTTTTTAGGGAAGCTGGTGGTAACGGCCAATGACCCTTTTCTCTGGCGGGTCGTGCATCCGACGGTTCCATTCCCGGACGGCATTTGCCAGGCGGCAAATACCATGCTTGCCATTGCTCCAAACGGTGATGTGTATCCGTGTCCCGCAATGCCTATTCTACTGGGGAATCTCCAGAATGCTGCTTTTCGAGATATTGTCTCTTCCCAGCAAAAAAAGGAATTTCGAGCATCAATTGTCTCACGTCCTGCCGCATGCCTTGATTGCCCCATGATTAGTGATTGCCGTGGCGGTTGCCGGGGGCGGGGGCATTTTGTGCAGGGAACTTTGGATGGAGCTGATCCGGCTTGCGATATGGGCTAA
- a CDS encoding GeoRSP system radical SAM/SPASM protein — protein sequence MNEPVASGGGTPAWIVKAPLTINWALNNSCNFNCKHCYSRVDTGDELSQELLCAAMAKVAKMGVLAVNFGGGEPLLRSDLKEIASCAAKSGLQVSMNSNGYYIDRETASALKAAGFAKIGISIDSPLAEVHDSFRGVAGSHERACAALSHLSEAGIRTSISTVICKINHTEVDALLAFAKAHGAQQINFHNFKCSGLGMANRDELDLSPQEWRVFYRKALAAKENGAGLDISFDDPIIASLGLKGGAGSLVKGSVCGKLSLNIKSNGDITPCGFIPIVIGNIVRDDLAEIWRDSQVLDKLRHKEPTGKCVSCSSYDECLGGCSARALAVTGDFNNPDPHCWED from the coding sequence ATGAATGAACCAGTTGCATCAGGAGGGGGAACCCCCGCCTGGATAGTAAAGGCGCCGCTTACCATTAACTGGGCGCTTAACAATAGCTGCAATTTCAACTGCAAGCACTGTTACAGTCGTGTCGATACCGGTGATGAACTTAGCCAGGAGCTGCTTTGCGCTGCTATGGCCAAAGTAGCCAAGATGGGCGTACTGGCGGTGAATTTCGGTGGCGGGGAGCCTCTACTCCGTTCCGATCTCAAAGAAATCGCTTCATGTGCAGCCAAAAGTGGCCTGCAGGTTTCCATGAATAGCAACGGTTACTATATTGATCGTGAGACCGCGTCTGCATTGAAAGCAGCCGGATTTGCCAAGATCGGCATCAGTATTGACAGCCCTCTTGCTGAAGTTCACGATAGTTTCCGCGGTGTTGCGGGAAGCCATGAACGAGCTTGCGCGGCACTTTCCCATTTGTCGGAGGCTGGCATCAGAACCTCCATCTCTACCGTTATCTGCAAAATCAATCATACTGAGGTCGACGCTCTCCTGGCCTTTGCCAAAGCCCACGGTGCGCAACAGATAAACTTCCATAACTTCAAATGCTCCGGGCTTGGTATGGCCAACCGCGATGAGCTGGACCTTTCTCCGCAGGAATGGCGGGTTTTTTACCGCAAGGCCCTTGCTGCCAAGGAGAACGGCGCTGGACTGGACATCTCCTTTGATGATCCGATTATCGCGTCGCTTGGGTTGAAGGGTGGGGCAGGTTCTCTTGTGAAAGGGAGCGTCTGCGGCAAGCTCTCGCTGAATATCAAGAGCAATGGTGACATTACTCCTTGCGGCTTTATCCCGATCGTCATCGGCAATATTGTGCGCGATGACTTGGCTGAAATCTGGCGCGACTCTCAGGTTCTTGACAAGCTCCGCCACAAGGAGCCTACAGGCAAGTGTGTTTCGTGCAGTTCTTACGATGAGTGTCTTGGCGGATGCAGTGCCCGGGCTCTGGCCGTAACCGGCGATTTTAACAATCCTGACCCACATTGTTGGGAAGATTGA
- a CDS encoding GeoRSP system PqqD family peptide chaperone, producing the protein MAAKIVRNPDVLWREEDEARDEVHAALEQGGDVSDVGTSLLFANGQMVVLNLLGTEIWKRCDGKSLAELIDELLAEFEVEKDILLEDVSGFLAELAGKGFIVYE; encoded by the coding sequence ATGGCTGCCAAGATCGTACGCAATCCGGATGTCCTCTGGCGCGAGGAAGACGAGGCCCGCGATGAAGTCCACGCTGCTCTCGAACAAGGCGGTGACGTGAGCGACGTCGGCACCTCGCTTCTGTTCGCCAATGGCCAGATGGTCGTTTTAAACCTGCTTGGTACCGAGATCTGGAAGCGGTGCGACGGCAAGAGCCTTGCTGAGTTGATTGATGAACTGCTGGCCGAGTTTGAGGTCGAAAAGGACATTCTGCTTGAAGACGTTTCCGGGTTCCTCGCGGAATTGGCAGGGAAAGGTTTCATCGTTTATGAATGA